In a single window of the Tellurirhabdus bombi genome:
- the uvrB gene encoding excinuclease ABC subunit UvrB → MEFKLTSEFKPTGDQPKAIAQLVNGLKEGEPAQVLLGVTGSGKTYTVANVIAELNRPALILSHNKTLAAQLYGEFKQFFPENAVEYFISYYDYYQPEAYIATTNTYIEKDLAINEEIDKLRLAATSALMSGRRDVIVVASVSCIYGMGNPDEFRRSVVRLGVGEMIPRNQFLYKLVEILYSRTEAEFSRGTFRVKGDTVDIYVSYADFAYRIIFFGDEIEAIQRIDPNTGKKLSTERMISIFPANLFVTGRDTLNGAIHEIQNDLVAQVKYFEQDLRFSEAERIRERTEFDIEMMRELGYCSGIENYSRYLDRRLPGQRPFCLLDYFPDDYLLVVDESHVTMPQIRAMWGGDRSRKEALVDYGFRLPSALDNRPLTFMEFEAMAGQAIFVSATPADYELRKSEGVVVEQLIRPTGLLDPEIEIRPSLNQIDDLLEAIDARVKQGERVLVTTLTKRMAEELSKYLDRVGIKTRYIHSEVKTLDRVEILRELRLGVFDVLVGVNLLREGLDLPEVSLVAIMDADKEGFLRDIRSLIQTIGRAARNANGKVLMYADRITGSMQKAIDETNRRRAIQKAYNEEHGITPTTVLKSRESIMEQTKVADSKPATKQYYVEPDEIRIAADPVVQYMGKSDLEQLITETQSKMEKAAKELNFLEAARLRDELFQLRDRLKTKKGE, encoded by the coding sequence ATGGAATTTAAGCTGACATCAGAGTTTAAACCCACGGGCGATCAGCCCAAGGCAATTGCACAACTCGTAAATGGACTAAAAGAAGGCGAACCAGCGCAGGTTTTGCTGGGGGTTACGGGAAGCGGAAAAACCTATACCGTTGCCAACGTTATCGCCGAATTAAACCGCCCGGCGCTCATCCTGAGCCACAACAAAACGCTGGCGGCCCAGCTCTACGGCGAATTCAAGCAGTTTTTCCCGGAAAATGCCGTCGAATACTTCATCTCGTATTACGACTACTACCAGCCGGAAGCGTATATCGCCACTACCAATACGTACATTGAGAAAGATCTGGCCATCAATGAGGAAATCGACAAGCTGCGGCTGGCGGCGACCTCAGCCCTGATGAGCGGACGGCGCGACGTGATCGTGGTGGCTTCGGTCTCCTGTATTTACGGCATGGGGAATCCCGACGAATTTAGACGCAGTGTCGTACGGCTGGGCGTTGGAGAAATGATTCCGCGCAACCAGTTTCTCTACAAGCTAGTCGAGATTCTATACAGCCGGACAGAAGCTGAGTTTTCGCGGGGTACGTTTCGCGTCAAAGGCGACACGGTGGATATTTACGTTTCCTACGCTGATTTTGCCTACCGCATTATCTTCTTTGGGGACGAAATCGAAGCCATCCAACGCATTGACCCCAACACGGGCAAAAAGCTGTCGACGGAACGGATGATTTCGATTTTCCCGGCTAACCTTTTTGTTACGGGCCGGGATACGCTCAACGGCGCCATTCACGAAATTCAGAACGATCTGGTGGCCCAGGTCAAGTACTTCGAGCAGGATCTTCGGTTTTCAGAAGCAGAACGCATTCGGGAGCGGACCGAGTTTGACATCGAAATGATGCGGGAATTAGGGTATTGTTCGGGTATCGAAAACTACTCGCGCTACCTCGACCGCCGCCTGCCCGGTCAGCGACCGTTCTGCCTCCTGGATTATTTCCCCGACGACTACCTGTTGGTGGTGGACGAAAGCCACGTAACCATGCCGCAGATTCGGGCCATGTGGGGCGGCGACCGTTCGCGGAAAGAAGCCCTGGTAGATTATGGGTTCCGACTTCCGTCGGCGCTGGACAACCGCCCGCTGACGTTCATGGAGTTTGAGGCCATGGCCGGACAAGCCATTTTCGTGTCGGCTACTCCAGCCGACTATGAACTCCGCAAGAGCGAAGGCGTTGTGGTCGAACAGCTGATTCGGCCAACGGGTTTGCTTGACCCCGAGATTGAAATCCGGCCCAGCTTGAACCAGATTGACGACTTACTCGAAGCGATTGACGCCCGCGTTAAACAGGGCGAACGCGTTCTGGTGACCACACTGACCAAACGGATGGCCGAGGAGTTGAGCAAGTACCTGGATCGGGTTGGCATCAAAACGCGCTATATTCACTCCGAGGTGAAAACACTCGACCGGGTGGAGATTCTGCGCGAACTGCGCCTGGGCGTTTTCGACGTACTGGTTGGAGTGAACCTCTTGCGGGAAGGACTTGACTTACCGGAGGTCTCGCTCGTGGCCATTATGGATGCCGACAAAGAAGGCTTCCTGCGTGATATTCGCTCGCTGATCCAAACCATTGGACGGGCAGCCCGAAACGCCAACGGCAAAGTACTCATGTATGCCGACCGCATTACGGGTTCGATGCAGAAAGCCATCGACGAAACAAACCGCCGCCGCGCCATTCAGAAGGCTTACAACGAAGAGCATGGCATTACGCCAACCACCGTACTGAAATCGCGGGAATCCATTATGGAACAAACCAAAGTGGCCGACTCCAAACCAGCAACGAAACAGTATTACGTGGAGCCCGACGAAATTCGGATTGCCGCCGACCCGGTTGTGCAGTACATGGGCAAGAGCGATCTGGAGCAATTGATTACCGAAACGCAGTCCAAAATGGAAAAAGCCGCCAAAGAACTTAACTTTTTGGAAGCGGCCCGCCTGCGCGACGAACTATTTCAGTTGCGAGATCGGTTGAAAACAAAAAAAGGCGAATAG
- a CDS encoding pyridoxal phosphate-dependent aminotransferase, with the protein MSALVETPGVDTPSLLADRINALEESSTLAMTKKARELAAQGHKVISLSVGEPDFKTPQHICEAAKKAIDDGFHGYSPVAGYPDLRKAIADKFKRENNIDWKPENIVVSTGAKHSLANVIQVLVNPGDDVIILAPYWVSYSEMVKLAEGKSVVLDGTFENNFKVTAEQVEAAITDKTKIVMYASPNNPTGSVYSEAELRAIGEVVARHENVFVLADEIYEHINFTSSGHFSIGSIPEIKDRVITVNGVAKGFAMTGWRIGYIGAAKWIADGVEKLQGQVTSGTNSIAQKATVAALNGPMDTTQEMAKAYERRRDLVVKLLREVPGFKVNVPEGAFYAFPDVSAHYGKSDGTTSIKDSDDFSLWLLNTAYVATVAGSGFGAPNCIRISTAASDEALTEAVQRIKDAVATLK; encoded by the coding sequence ATGTCCGCATTAGTGGAGACTCCCGGAGTGGATACGCCCAGCCTGTTGGCCGACCGCATTAACGCCTTAGAAGAGTCGTCGACCCTGGCTATGACCAAAAAAGCGCGGGAACTGGCCGCGCAAGGCCACAAGGTAATCAGCCTCAGTGTAGGTGAGCCTGATTTCAAAACCCCGCAACACATTTGCGAAGCTGCCAAGAAAGCAATCGACGATGGTTTTCATGGTTATTCGCCCGTAGCCGGTTATCCGGATCTCCGTAAAGCCATTGCAGACAAGTTTAAACGGGAAAACAATATCGACTGGAAACCAGAAAATATTGTTGTTTCGACGGGCGCCAAGCATTCGTTGGCGAATGTCATTCAGGTGCTGGTAAATCCGGGCGATGATGTGATTATCCTGGCGCCTTACTGGGTGAGCTATTCCGAAATGGTGAAGCTGGCCGAAGGAAAATCCGTTGTTCTGGATGGGACATTCGAGAATAATTTTAAAGTAACCGCCGAGCAGGTTGAAGCGGCGATCACGGATAAGACGAAAATCGTGATGTATGCTTCGCCGAACAATCCGACCGGTTCTGTATACAGTGAGGCCGAACTGCGCGCCATTGGTGAAGTAGTTGCGCGGCACGAAAACGTGTTTGTGCTGGCTGACGAAATTTACGAGCACATCAATTTTACGTCGAGTGGCCATTTCAGCATTGGCTCAATCCCAGAAATCAAAGACCGCGTTATTACCGTTAACGGCGTAGCGAAAGGTTTTGCGATGACGGGCTGGCGGATTGGTTACATCGGTGCAGCCAAGTGGATTGCCGATGGCGTGGAGAAACTGCAAGGCCAGGTAACATCAGGGACAAACTCCATTGCGCAGAAAGCCACCGTGGCCGCCTTAAACGGACCGATGGACACTACGCAGGAGATGGCCAAAGCGTACGAACGCCGCCGCGATCTGGTGGTGAAACTCTTGAGAGAAGTTCCGGGCTTCAAGGTAAACGTACCGGAAGGCGCTTTCTACGCGTTCCCGGACGTAAGCGCCCATTACGGCAAATCGGACGGCACAACCAGCATCAAGGATTCTGATGATTTCTCGCTGTGGTTATTAAACACGGCTTACGTAGCGACAGTAGCCGGTTCCGGTTTTGGAGCACCAAACTGCATTCGGATTTCAACGGCAGCCTCCGACGAAGCCCTGACGGAAGCAGTTCAGCGCATTAAAGACGCGGTAGCTACTTTGAAATAA
- the thiL gene encoding thiamine-phosphate kinase produces the protein MNTRTELGSLGEINLIQRLSEPFLSTTRPETVRGIGDDAAVIDMDGPDYGLVSTDMLLEGIHFDLSYTPLKHLGYKAVAVNVSDIAAMNGTPTQITVSLGLSNRFPVEAIEELYAGIRVACDDYKVDLIGGDTTSSRAGLVISVTALGRVAKDKVTYRSGGQANDVLCVTGDLGAAFLGLQLLEREKQVFMANPDMQPEIPEEKSYLLERQLRPNARTDMVYELRDLDVQPTAMIDLSDGLADGLLYICSQSKTGAVIFDENLPIDDVSYLTASELNLSPITSALNGGEDYELLFTVRPQEFEKLKNHARITAIGYLTDDPKSVVLATKAGQYTPIRAQGWQHFQ, from the coding sequence ATGAACACACGAACTGAACTAGGATCGCTGGGCGAGATTAACCTGATCCAACGATTGAGCGAACCTTTTCTGAGCACAACCCGCCCGGAAACGGTCCGTGGGATTGGCGACGATGCCGCCGTGATTGATATGGATGGGCCGGATTACGGGCTTGTTTCAACCGATATGCTGCTGGAAGGCATTCATTTTGATCTCTCGTATACCCCGCTGAAGCATCTAGGGTACAAGGCCGTGGCTGTCAATGTTTCCGACATCGCCGCCATGAACGGCACGCCCACGCAGATCACCGTTAGTCTCGGCCTGAGCAACCGTTTTCCGGTCGAAGCCATTGAAGAATTATACGCCGGTATTCGCGTTGCGTGCGACGATTATAAAGTTGACCTGATCGGCGGCGATACAACGTCTTCGCGGGCGGGTTTGGTGATTTCGGTGACGGCGCTGGGCCGGGTGGCCAAAGACAAGGTTACGTATCGCTCCGGTGGGCAAGCCAACGACGTTCTCTGCGTTACGGGCGATCTGGGTGCCGCTTTCCTGGGCTTGCAATTGCTTGAACGCGAGAAGCAGGTATTTATGGCCAATCCGGACATGCAGCCCGAAATCCCGGAAGAAAAATCGTATCTACTGGAACGCCAGCTTCGTCCCAACGCCCGCACCGACATGGTGTACGAACTCCGTGACCTGGACGTTCAGCCCACGGCCATGATTGACTTGTCGGACGGTCTGGCGGATGGCTTGCTGTACATCTGTTCGCAATCCAAAACGGGCGCGGTTATTTTCGATGAAAACCTGCCCATCGACGACGTATCGTATCTGACTGCCAGCGAATTAAATTTAAGCCCGATTACGTCGGCCCTGAACGGTGGCGAAGATTATGAGCTTTTGTTTACCGTGCGTCCGCAGGAATTTGAAAAGCTGAAAAACCACGCGCGCATTACGGCCATTGGCTACCTGACCGACGACCCGAAAAGCGTTGTTCTGGCCACGAAAGCCGGTCAGTATACGCCCATTCGCGCGCAGGGCTGGCAACATTTCCAGTAA
- a CDS encoding sterol desaturase family protein, with translation MISFRETLLLLISTPLYVVIIGLEMLLSHWQSKHFYSLKGTLQNVYLTVLNMSVDVLFRSIYVAVLLWFFQYRLVDFKESWMYWIGLLLLEDFAFYWLHRFDHYCRLFWAVHVTHHSSEEFNLTIGFRSSVFQPLYRFLYFIPIAWLGFQVEDILFMYSATQIYGIIIHTQYVGKLGPLEWIFVTPSHHRVHHASNTRYLDRNMGMTLIIWDRLFGTFAEEVPQDPVRYGLTTNVADQSPTNLVFHEWKKLSKDLRKPGPLKQKLKYLFLPPGWSHDGSSVTAEEMRRQEGLL, from the coding sequence ATGATTAGTTTTCGTGAAACCTTGCTGCTGCTTATCTCAACGCCGCTGTACGTTGTGATCATTGGCCTGGAAATGCTGCTGAGTCATTGGCAAAGCAAGCATTTTTACTCCCTGAAGGGGACGTTGCAGAACGTTTACCTGACGGTTTTGAACATGAGCGTCGATGTGTTGTTCCGAAGCATTTACGTCGCTGTTTTGCTCTGGTTTTTCCAGTACCGCCTTGTTGATTTTAAGGAATCCTGGATGTATTGGATTGGGTTGCTGTTGCTGGAAGATTTTGCGTTTTACTGGCTTCATCGCTTCGATCATTACTGCCGACTGTTTTGGGCGGTGCACGTAACGCACCATTCCTCGGAAGAATTTAACCTGACCATCGGCTTTCGGTCGTCTGTTTTTCAGCCGCTCTACCGGTTTTTGTATTTTATTCCGATTGCCTGGTTAGGGTTTCAGGTCGAAGATATTCTGTTCATGTATTCGGCGACGCAGATTTACGGCATCATTATTCACACGCAATACGTGGGCAAACTAGGCCCTCTCGAATGGATTTTTGTAACGCCTTCGCACCACCGCGTTCACCACGCCTCCAATACGCGCTATCTGGACCGGAATATGGGCATGACGCTCATTATCTGGGATCGCTTATTCGGTACTTTCGCCGAGGAAGTGCCCCAGGACCCGGTGCGTTATGGCCTGACAACCAATGTGGCTGACCAGTCGCCGACCAACTTGGTTTTTCACGAATGGAAGAAGCTAAGCAAGGATTTACGGAAACCCGGTCCATTGAAACAAAAACTAAAATACCTGTTTCTGCCGCCGGGCTGGAGCCACGATGGCAGCAGCGTAACCGCCGAAGAAATGCGGCGACAGGAGGGCTTGCTTTAA
- the argH gene encoding argininosuccinate lyase, producing MKLWQKEGSAGESMDAATIERFTVGRDREMDLYLAPFDVAGNLAHATMLETIGLLEKDELSAIRQELKAIYEQIGAGNFTIEDGVEDVHSQVELMLTRKLGDVGKKIHSGRSRNDQVLVDLKLFTRDRLWKVAEATNQVFDRLIQRSEQHKNDLLPGYTHLQIAMPSSFGLWFGAYAEALADDMLTLQTAFRLANRNPLGSGAGYGSSFPLNRTMTTELLGFEGMHVNVVYAQMSRGKTEQTALNALAAVAATLSRMAMDICLYNSQNFGFLTLPDALTTGSSIMPHKKNPDVAELLRAKTNRLKALPMEVTLVMSNLPSGYHRDMQILKEVLMPAFDEILDCLEITAFMLERLQVKSNLLDDAKYDLLFSVERVNELVLQGVPFREAYRIVGKEINEGGYQASRQLTHTHEGSIGNLGNEHIKAYMEETVQGFGYERVKTAFQHLLD from the coding sequence TTGAAACTCTGGCAAAAAGAAGGCTCCGCCGGTGAATCGATGGATGCCGCAACGATAGAACGCTTTACGGTTGGCCGTGATCGCGAAATGGATCTTTACCTGGCTCCGTTCGACGTAGCCGGAAACCTCGCCCACGCAACCATGCTCGAAACCATCGGCCTTTTGGAAAAAGATGAGTTAAGCGCAATTCGCCAGGAACTGAAAGCCATTTACGAGCAAATCGGTGCCGGTAATTTCACGATTGAGGACGGGGTGGAGGATGTTCACTCGCAGGTAGAACTGATGCTGACGCGCAAGCTCGGCGACGTTGGGAAGAAAATTCATAGCGGACGTTCGCGCAACGACCAGGTGCTGGTTGACCTCAAACTGTTCACCCGCGACCGGCTCTGGAAAGTGGCTGAAGCGACAAATCAGGTATTTGACCGCCTGATTCAGCGTTCGGAGCAGCACAAAAATGACTTACTGCCGGGATATACGCATTTGCAAATTGCCATGCCGTCGTCGTTTGGCCTTTGGTTTGGCGCTTATGCTGAAGCCCTGGCCGACGATATGCTGACGCTACAAACAGCTTTTCGGCTGGCAAACCGGAATCCGCTGGGATCGGGTGCGGGGTATGGCTCGTCGTTTCCACTCAATCGCACCATGACAACGGAGCTACTCGGCTTTGAGGGAATGCACGTTAACGTGGTGTATGCCCAGATGAGTCGGGGCAAGACGGAGCAAACGGCGTTGAATGCCCTGGCGGCGGTGGCGGCTACGCTCTCGCGCATGGCGATGGACATTTGTCTGTATAACAGCCAGAACTTTGGTTTTCTGACTTTGCCCGATGCGTTGACAACCGGCTCAAGCATCATGCCGCATAAAAAAAATCCCGACGTAGCGGAATTACTTCGTGCCAAAACCAACCGCCTGAAAGCGCTGCCCATGGAGGTGACGCTGGTGATGAGCAACCTGCCTTCGGGATATCACCGCGACATGCAAATTCTGAAAGAAGTGCTGATGCCGGCCTTCGACGAAATCCTGGATTGTCTGGAAATTACGGCGTTCATGCTGGAACGTTTACAGGTAAAATCCAATTTGCTGGATGATGCCAAGTACGATCTGCTGTTTAGCGTCGAACGAGTCAATGAGCTGGTCTTGCAGGGCGTGCCTTTCCGAGAGGCGTACCGGATTGTTGGTAAAGAAATCAACGAAGGGGGCTACCAGGCGTCGCGCCAGCTAACGCATACGCACGAAGGCAGTATCGGCAATCTAGGCAATGAGCACATAAAGGCGTACATGGAAGAAACCGTGCAAGGCTTCGGCTACGAGCGGGTAAAGACGGCCTTTCAGCATTTGCTGGATTAA
- a CDS encoding cytochrome b5 domain-containing protein — METNLLKGYTRSQLALRNGNDREEIWCAYQGLIYDVSASRLWRNGKHYEHWAGQDLTDELVDAPHNALVFDRFKVIGKLL; from the coding sequence ATGGAAACTAATTTACTAAAAGGTTACACCAGGTCGCAATTGGCGCTGCGAAACGGCAACGACCGGGAAGAAATCTGGTGTGCTTATCAGGGGCTTATCTACGATGTGTCGGCGAGTCGGCTCTGGCGAAATGGCAAGCATTATGAACATTGGGCTGGTCAGGACCTAACGGACGAACTGGTTGATGCGCCCCATAATGCGCTTGTTTTTGACCGATTTAAGGTAATCGGAAAGCTACTTTAA
- the def gene encoding peptide deformylase — protein MIYPIVAYGDPVLRKRAQDIEKGALDVKKLSEDMFDTMYKASGIGLAAPQIGKSVRMFVVDGTPLNEGEPEEDKDPSLEGFKKVFINAEILEEEGEEWGFEEGCLSIPQIRAEIYRPEQIKIRYFDTDWNEHVEEFDGMAARIIQHEYDHIEGKLFTDYLSPLKRQLIKKRLADITKGNVKADYKMKFPKN, from the coding sequence ATGATTTACCCTATTGTTGCTTATGGCGATCCCGTCTTGCGGAAGCGGGCGCAGGATATTGAAAAAGGAGCGCTTGACGTAAAAAAGTTAAGCGAAGATATGTTTGACACGATGTATAAAGCATCGGGAATTGGGCTGGCAGCACCTCAGATTGGCAAAAGCGTTCGCATGTTTGTGGTAGACGGTACGCCGCTTAATGAGGGTGAACCCGAAGAAGACAAAGATCCAAGTCTGGAAGGGTTTAAGAAGGTGTTTATTAACGCCGAAATCCTGGAAGAAGAAGGCGAAGAGTGGGGTTTTGAAGAAGGCTGTTTGAGTATTCCGCAAATCCGCGCCGAAATATACCGTCCTGAACAAATCAAAATTCGGTATTTCGATACGGACTGGAACGAGCACGTGGAGGAATTTGACGGCATGGCGGCCCGCATCATCCAGCACGAATACGACCACATCGAAGGCAAACTCTTCACGGATTACCTTTCGCCCCTGAAACGGCAACTGATCAAAAAGCGGCTCGCCGATATTACCAAAGGGAACGTTAAGGCCGATTATAAAATGAAATTTCCAAAAAACTAA
- a CDS encoding amidohydrolase has translation MHLTFLQSNLYWENPTANRAMMEEQLFTLPEPTDLIVLPEMFTTGFTMNAAGVAEPMNLTTLKWLRQMAAQTNAVVTGSYVVQEGGNYYNRLIWMQPDGQFDTYDKRHLFRMAGEEKVFTAGTKRLVKHWRGWNICPLICYDLRFPVWSRNRPAKSRADEAAPLDYDLLLYVANWPTPRRNAWNTLLQARAIENLSYVVGVNRVGQDGNGHLYSGDSAVIDFKGEVLFRQTDQETVYQTTLSLDELRDFRNQFPAYNDADAFSIDESSI, from the coding sequence ATGCATCTCACGTTCCTCCAATCGAATCTTTACTGGGAAAACCCGACGGCCAACCGGGCCATGATGGAGGAACAGCTTTTTACGCTGCCCGAACCGACGGACCTGATTGTGCTGCCCGAGATGTTTACGACGGGCTTCACCATGAACGCTGCCGGGGTGGCCGAGCCCATGAACCTGACCACGCTGAAATGGCTGCGTCAGATGGCGGCTCAGACCAATGCCGTCGTCACGGGAAGTTATGTGGTTCAGGAAGGAGGAAATTATTACAACCGGCTGATCTGGATGCAACCGGACGGCCAGTTCGATACCTACGACAAACGGCACCTGTTCCGCATGGCGGGCGAAGAAAAAGTGTTTACCGCCGGCACGAAGCGGCTGGTGAAGCACTGGCGCGGCTGGAACATTTGCCCGCTTATCTGCTACGATCTACGCTTCCCGGTCTGGAGCCGAAACAGGCCCGCCAAGTCACGGGCTGACGAAGCCGCTCCGCTGGATTACGATTTACTGCTCTATGTTGCCAATTGGCCCACGCCCCGCCGCAACGCCTGGAACACCCTGCTACAGGCCCGCGCCATCGAAAATCTGAGTTATGTGGTGGGTGTTAATCGGGTTGGTCAGGACGGAAACGGCCATCTTTATTCAGGCGATTCAGCCGTGATTGATTTTAAAGGCGAGGTTTTATTTCGCCAGACGGATCAGGAAACTGTCTACCAGACTACATTATCGCTGGATGAGCTACGCGATTTCCGCAACCAGTTTCCGGCCTATAACGATGCCGACGCTTTTTCAATTGACGAATCTTCAATATAA
- a CDS encoding outer membrane beta-barrel protein → MKRCLLSLLIMTLGYVTAVAQTKQGKWSAGLQVDPFSLSRKSFPKELFTRTTPTISYFLGRHFEAGLGMPITYAKDEVMLNKQLAYRRTLSSIGFSPFMRIYFGPGKFQPYVGFSYAYAASRHRSQYGEVDTLPPARKGHANVWRGSLGFNYFIKPNIGINVGVNRNWSKFKTDMDQWPFYFWYQENKTTFTLGVQLLFGGKAKVEN, encoded by the coding sequence ATGAAACGCTGTTTGCTAAGTTTACTGATAATGACTTTAGGTTATGTAACGGCAGTAGCCCAAACCAAGCAGGGAAAATGGAGTGCTGGCCTTCAGGTGGATCCTTTTAGCCTTTCTCGAAAGTCATTCCCAAAGGAATTATTTACCCGCACAACACCGACGATCAGCTATTTCCTAGGACGTCATTTTGAGGCAGGCTTAGGTATGCCAATAACGTACGCGAAAGATGAAGTGATGCTGAATAAACAACTAGCTTACCGACGAACACTTTCCAGTATTGGTTTCAGTCCCTTCATGCGCATTTATTTTGGCCCTGGAAAGTTTCAGCCTTATGTGGGTTTTAGCTATGCATATGCCGCATCGAGACATAGGAGCCAATATGGAGAAGTAGATACTCTTCCTCCTGCCAGGAAAGGCCACGCGAATGTGTGGAGAGGCTCGTTGGGATTTAATTACTTTATTAAACCCAACATTGGTATCAATGTCGGAGTAAATCGCAACTGGTCTAAATTTAAAACAGATATGGATCAGTGGCCATTCTATTTTTGGTACCAGGAAAATAAAACAACCTTCACCTTAGGAGTCCAACTGTTGTTTGGCGGGAAGGCGAAGGTAGAAAACTAA
- a CDS encoding N-acetylglucosamine kinase: MILIADSGSTKTEWRTIAPGGQIGQARTIGFNPFYQDSETIAAELQKSLLPTIDGVVSSIHYYGSGCAGPESCGVVEKALRTIFPEAETVQVGSDLLGAARALCHHEEGIACILGTGSNACLYDGQDIVQTSGSLGFWLGDEGSGGYLGKTLVTRYLHNELPEELREKFQRRYKAVDRLTVLDHAYKQPFPNRYFASFSKFLFDNRAHPVAYQMVYEAFELFIDKYIRKFDRRAELPIHFVGSVAFYYSDILRRVVSDRGLTVQRILETPIAGLTLYHN, encoded by the coding sequence ATGATACTTATTGCCGATAGCGGTTCAACAAAAACCGAGTGGCGTACGATAGCTCCGGGTGGCCAGATCGGGCAGGCGAGAACAATTGGATTTAATCCGTTCTATCAGGACAGCGAAACCATTGCGGCTGAACTGCAAAAAAGCCTGCTTCCCACCATCGATGGCGTTGTGAGCAGCATTCATTATTACGGTTCGGGTTGCGCGGGACCGGAATCCTGCGGGGTCGTGGAAAAAGCCTTGCGGACGATTTTCCCGGAAGCGGAGACGGTGCAGGTCGGCAGCGATTTGCTGGGAGCGGCCCGGGCGTTGTGCCACCACGAAGAAGGCATTGCCTGTATTCTGGGCACCGGTTCAAACGCCTGTCTGTACGATGGGCAGGACATTGTGCAGACGAGTGGTTCGCTGGGTTTCTGGTTGGGTGATGAAGGCAGCGGCGGTTATCTTGGAAAAACACTGGTGACCCGCTACCTGCACAATGAACTGCCGGAAGAGCTGAGGGAAAAATTTCAGCGACGCTACAAGGCGGTTGATCGGTTGACGGTTCTGGATCACGCCTACAAGCAGCCTTTTCCGAATCGCTATTTTGCGTCGTTTTCCAAATTTTTGTTTGACAACCGCGCGCATCCGGTGGCCTACCAAATGGTCTACGAAGCGTTTGAGTTATTCATTGACAAGTACATCCGCAAGTTTGATCGGCGGGCCGAATTGCCCATTCACTTTGTAGGCTCCGTCGCTTTTTATTACAGCGACATCCTGCGTCGGGTTGTTAGCGACCGGGGCTTGACGGTCCAGCGCATTCTGGAGACCCCCATTGCAGGATTAACGCTTTATCACAATTAA